One genomic segment of Anaeromyxobacter diazotrophicus includes these proteins:
- a CDS encoding MaoC family dehydratase N-terminal domain-containing protein, translating into MLDKSLIGRESEPVLHEVEKGAIRRFADALGDPNPIYTDEAAARAAGFSGLVAPPTFPVALAMNERFRHALDLGTRSLLQSEQQLEYGRPIVAGDRITVVSRVADVQERAGASGPMDILVLEDEGRDPQGALVFRARATFVLRR; encoded by the coding sequence GAGCCCGTCCTGCACGAGGTGGAGAAGGGCGCCATCCGCCGCTTCGCCGACGCGCTCGGCGATCCGAACCCCATCTACACCGACGAGGCGGCGGCGCGCGCGGCGGGCTTCTCCGGCCTGGTGGCGCCGCCCACCTTCCCGGTCGCGCTCGCCATGAACGAGCGCTTCCGGCACGCGCTCGACCTCGGCACCCGCTCCCTGCTCCAGAGCGAGCAGCAGCTCGAGTACGGCCGGCCCATCGTGGCGGGCGATCGCATCACCGTCGTCTCTCGGGTCGCCGACGTGCAGGAGCGCGCCGGCGCGAGCGGCCCGATGGACATCCTGGTGCTCGAGGACGAGGGGCGCGACCCGCAGGGCGCGCTCGTCTTCCGCGCGCGTGCCACCTTCGTCTTGCGGCGGTAG